Proteins co-encoded in one Leptospira inadai serovar Lyme str. 10 genomic window:
- a CDS encoding class I SAM-dependent methyltransferase, whose protein sequence is MKLNLGAGSDIIEGWVNHDIAQLPGISVVHDLNSRPWPWKNESVDEIKAYDVLEHLDQFLPSMEELWRILSPKGKLSISVPYYNSWCAAADPTHKRGFHELTFQFLNPDSTYCQERPYYTKARFRIMKETFVLAPFSPYFSLPGVSEILVTGKHKKKVIGLIGNYFITNLILDLRYILEKA, encoded by the coding sequence ATGAAATTAAATTTAGGAGCGGGTTCAGATATTATCGAAGGGTGGGTTAACCATGATATCGCACAATTGCCGGGAATATCCGTCGTCCACGATCTAAATTCTCGACCTTGGCCCTGGAAAAATGAAAGTGTCGATGAAATCAAAGCGTATGACGTGTTAGAACATCTTGACCAATTTCTTCCTTCTATGGAAGAGCTATGGAGAATATTATCTCCGAAAGGTAAATTATCAATTAGCGTTCCGTACTATAATAGCTGGTGCGCGGCAGCCGACCCTACGCATAAACGCGGCTTTCATGAACTAACATTTCAATTTTTGAATCCAGATTCTACCTATTGTCAAGAAAGGCCTTACTATACAAAGGCACGATTTCGCATAATGAAAGAAACGTTCGTTTTGGCTCCATTCAGTCCTTATTTTTCCTTACCGGGTGTTTCCGAAATTCTCGTCACTGGAAAACACAAGAAAAAAGTGATCGGTTTGATCGGTAATTATTTCATAACTAATTTAATTTTGGATCTTAGATACATTTTGGAAAAAGCATGA